A window of Sander vitreus isolate 19-12246 chromosome 18, sanVit1, whole genome shotgun sequence contains these coding sequences:
- the sesn1 gene encoding sestrin-1 isoform X2: MRHAVAPAENVENNYFAVTDQLKICTHCERLSKTDLGVRIPRPLGNGPSRFIPEKEILQISKVDARTQSIFEDAFAALGRLDNISLVMGFHPQYLGSFLRTQHYLLQMDGPLSLHYRHYIGIMAAARHQCSYLVNLHVNDFLQVGGDPKWLNGLDEAPQKLQQLGELNKILAHRPWLLTKEHIECLLKAEEHSWSLAELIHAVVLLTHYHSLASFTFGCGITPEIHCDGGHTFRPPSLSQYCVCDITNGNGHANHHDDPLGNQEMCGEVEVLMERMKQLQECRDDEEASQEEMATRFEREKTESMLVATAEDEECVPSRDISRHFEDPSYGYKDFSRRGEHVPTFRVQDYSWEDHGFSLVNRLYPDVGQMLDEKFQMAYNLTYNTMATHKDVDTSMLRRAIWNYIHCMFGIRYDDYDYGEINQLLDRSFKIYIKTMVCSPEKTTKRMYESFWRQFQHSEKVHVNLLLMEARMQAELLYALRAITRYMT; this comes from the exons ATGAGGCACGCGGTCGCCCCGGCAGAAAACGtggaaaataattattttgcagtgacagaccaGTTAAAGATATGTACCCATTGTGAACGGCTAAGCAAAACG GACTTGGGAGTAAGGATCCCAAGACCCTTAGGAAACGGACCAAGCAGATTTATCCCTGAAAAAGAG ATTCTTCAAATCAGTAAAGTGGACGCCAGGACACAGTCGATATTTGAGGATGCGTTTGCAGCCCTCGGTCGCCTTGACAACATTTCTCTGGTGATGGGCTTCCATCCGCAGTACCTGGGGAGTTTTCTCCGGACGCAGCACTACCTGCTGCAGATGGATGGACCTCTGTCTTTGCACTACCGACACTACATCGGCATCATG GCGGCAGCTAGACACCAGTGTTCCTACTTGGTCAACCTCCACGTGAACGACTTCCTCCAGGTCGGGGGTGATCCCAAGTGGCTGAACGGCCTGGATGAAGCGCCGCAGAAGTTGCAGCAGCTCGGGGAGCTCAACAAAATCCTGGCCCACCGACCTTGGCTTCTCACCAAGGAACACATCGAG TGCCTTCTGAAGGCAGAGGAGCACAGCTGGTCCCTCGCAGAGCTAATCCACGCCGTGGTCCTCCTCACACACTACCACTCCCTCGCCTCGTTCACCTTCGGCTGCGGCATCACGCCCGAGATCCACTGCGACGGCGGACACACTTTCAGACCCCCCTCCCTCAGCCAGTACTGCGTCTGTGACATTACCAATGGCAACGGGCATGCTAATCACCACGACGATCCGCTTGGCAACCAG GAGATGTGTGGCGAGGTGGAGGTGCTGATGGAGCGCATGAAGCAGCTGCAAGAATGCCGCGACGACGAGGAGGCTAGCCAGGAGGAGATGGCAACTCGCTTTGAGAGGGAGAAGACGGAGAGCATGCTGGTGGCCACAGCGGAGGACGAGGAGTGTGTCCCCTCCAGAGACATCTCCCGACACTTTGAGGACCCCAGCTATGGCTACAAGGACTTCTCCAGAAGGGGGGAGCATGTGCCCACATTCAGAGTGCAG GACTACAGCTGGGAGGATCATGGTTTCTCTCTGGTCAACAGACTGTACCCTGATGTTGGTCAAATGCTGGACGAGAAGTTCCAGATGGCCTACAATCTGACCTACAACACCATGGCAACACACAAGGATGTAGACACCAGTATGCTGCGCAGGGCCATCTGGAACTACATCCACTGCATGTTCGGCATCAG GTATGATGACTATGATTATGGGGAGATAAACCAGCTTCTGGACCGTAGCTTTAAGATCTATATTAAGACTATGGTGTGTAGTCCTGAAAAGACCACCAAACGAATGTATGAGAGCTTCTGGAGGCAGTTTCAGCACTCCGAGAAG GTCCACGTTAATCTGCTTCTTATGGAAGCGCGAATGCAGGCAGAACTGTTATACGCTCTGAGAGCGATTACCCGCTACATGACATGA